The window GCGTTCCTTCCCGTACGACTTCCCGCAGCGGAACTCCGGCGGGGACCGCTATAAACGTTTCGTAGGTAAACGCGCGGGGAGAACGCCCCGTTATTATTCGGATTTCGTCGCATCCGAGGTGTTCGGTATAGTACATCAAGGGGTAGTTCAACGGCGCCGTTGCTATTAAACGGATATCGTCGGTGTAGTTTTCGGCGAGGTATTTCACCATGGGTAGCGCCGCGGGAGCCGCGCCGGACCGGATGGAATTACTTAGGTAACGCCCGCTTTCGGCGAAGACGACGGCGGCCACGGCCGCGACGAGGAGCGCGACGCCGGTGCCCTTTAAAACGGGAGTGCGGGAGGGGAGTCGTTGCCACAACGCTTCCGCCGCGGCTCCGACCCCGAAAGAGATGATGGGCAATAGGTAAATAAAGACCCGCGCCGGGGGCCTGAATCCTGCCGCGAGTAATATGATACTGCCCAATGCGCCGACGGCCGCTAACACGCCATAGGCCGGGCGTTTGGCGGCGCCTACTACGATGCCGACGGCGGCGACCGGCAGCCAAAACCACCCGCCGCCCGGGCCCCACGTTTTCTCGTCCAGTAACGCCTTGCCGTAAAACTGTAAGCCGTTAAACGAGAGGGGTGGCTCGGACGGGCCGCCGATGCTTGCGAAGAACGTTTCCGGCCCGGAAGTGATTAACGGCGGTAGATACAGAAGGAAAGTCAACAGCGCGGCCGGCAGCCATACCGGCAGTAACGTCGTAAACCGGGCGCGTTCGCAGTACGTTAGGTACGCGTCGTACGCGAAAACGGCGCAGACGAAAAGTAAGGCCGTGGGGACGGCGTAACACGCTAGCGTGCAAGATACGCACGCGCCGATTGAAACGAGGCCGCGGCCTTTCCGTTCGTGTCGTATATCTATTAAATACAAAGCCGTTAAGCCGAAAAATAACGAGAGGCTGTAGCCCCGCGCTAAAACCGAGAAATGCGTCATTAAGGGAGAAATGCACGCCACAACTAAGGCGACGACCCCCGCCCCTCTGCCGAACCACCGTTTGGCGATTACGCCGGCCAGGATTAACGTTCCCACCCCGGCCAACAAGTTCGGAAGTCGCCACAGCGGCGCCCGTTCGCCGAGAACCGACGTTGCTAAACGTACGAGAAGCGTATTGAGGAAGTGGTTGTTGGGCGCGCCGTAGTCCGTCAGCGCGTCCCAAAGGGGCCGGCCGGCGTAGCACAAGTAAGTGAAAGCTTCGTCGTAGCGGATGGGGTCGTCCAGGTGCCATAACCGGAAAGCGACGCCCACCGCAAACAAGGCCCCCGGTAAAAACAGATTCAGAAACGGCCCCGGAATTCTACGAAAACCGGACACGCATCCTCCCGCTCCCTAAACCCCTTCGGGCGTAATTCGGTCGGTAGCGAGCTATCTTTTGGGAGAGCGCCGCGGCGACCCTCTTCCGACCTTACTTCTCGGCCGCGTCGAATTTCTCCGGCGGGACCTCGAGCACCTCGAGCAGCTTCTTGAACTTGCGGCCCTGCACCAGCGTCATCTGGTTGAGGCGCGTCGCCTGCGACTTGAGCTGCTTAACCGAGCACTCCTCCGGGCAGTTGTCGTCTATGTTCTGGTTGCCGAAGTTCTCCATCTTCCAGTTG is drawn from bacterium and contains these coding sequences:
- a CDS encoding glycosyltransferase family 39 protein; the protein is MGVAFRLWHLDDPIRYDEAFTYLCYAGRPLWDALTDYGAPNNHFLNTLLVRLATSVLGERAPLWRLPNLLAGVGTLILAGVIAKRWFGRGAGVVALVVACISPLMTHFSVLARGYSLSLFFGLTALYLIDIRHERKGRGLVSIGACVSCTLACYAVPTALLFVCAVFAYDAYLTYCERARFTTLLPVWLPAALLTFLLYLPPLITSGPETFFASIGGPSEPPLSFNGLQFYGKALLDEKTWGPGGGWFWLPVAAVGIVVGAAKRPAYGVLAAVGALGSIILLAAGFRPPARVFIYLLPIISFGVGAAAEALWQRLPSRTPVLKGTGVALLVAAVAAVVFAESGRYLSNSIRSGAAPAALPMVKYLAENYTDDIRLIATAPLNYPLMYYTEHLGCDEIRIITGRSPRAFTYETFIAVPAGVPLREVVREGT